In a genomic window of Flavobacteriales bacterium:
- a CDS encoding aminotransferase class I/II-fold pyridoxal phosphate-dependent enzyme: MASGTAAERSLRQHYNAARLRSHTWDQLKLAAMDLDDGRCAPDEVAAILKDLFTIELYWAYPGRSTVRQLEQMLRSKDHHGLHLGVNHVVRTLSSGAFRSDSAALLDPASGRDALLAEEEGKPRPNYFEVLFVDELDEDDEAALKHKLLQCRDKADPFVYDAVVVRTVQDALIALLFNHNIQVVVVRFGVPYRNTNHKGMLSTFTRAIDALDPGEIGRAHMGPYLGRICRWFRPEVDRYYVTDTPVDGLEDATLATFRRIFYRTEDLTELHLTMLRGIQEKYEAPFFSALKEYSRRPMGVFHAMPISRGNSVFKSRWIQDFGEFYGRNLFLAETSATTGGLDSLLQPTGPLKKAQELAARAFGSQRTFFATNGTSTTNKIVVQALVEPGDIVLIDRDCHKSHHYGMVLSGAYPVYLHSYPLKKYSMYGAVPLHHIREQLFKLKRGGRLDKVKMLLLTNCTFDGVVYNVERVMEEVLAIKPDIVFLWDEAWWAFARFSYVLRQRTAMHIARKLARKYRTPEYRAEYEAHLAKLVDGESPRMPDPDKVRIRVYATQSTHKTLTSLRQGSMIHIWDEDFVRKSEASFHEAYMTHTSTSANYQILASMDAGRRQVEFEGYELVEKAIELGLLLRRTVREHPKLKRWFDIITIGELIPGEFRQSGLDSYYRRDQGWSEIEKAWAEDEFAVDPTKINLYTGHTGIDGDTFKNQFLMDKHQIQINKTSRNSVLFMTNIGTTRGSLAYLTKVLLQIAEELEQRNAGFEHDDKRAHIARIRALTEEIPPLPDFSSFHRSFQGQPGVPGGDLRSAYFLSYKEERCEHVKLEECKRLMLEGRELVSASFVIPYPPGFPVLMPGQMINQEIIDFLIAIDVKEIHGYRPELGLRVFTDAALGRQKTTTAMGGMRGPIPAVAKDIKVVKRTKR, encoded by the coding sequence ATGGCTTCCGGAACCGCAGCAGAGAGATCGCTGCGCCAGCATTACAATGCGGCGCGCTTGCGATCCCATACCTGGGATCAGTTGAAGCTAGCGGCAATGGACCTCGACGATGGCCGTTGCGCGCCGGATGAAGTGGCCGCGATCCTGAAGGACCTGTTCACCATCGAATTGTACTGGGCCTATCCCGGCCGCAGCACAGTGCGCCAGCTCGAGCAGATGCTCCGCAGCAAGGATCATCATGGCCTGCACCTCGGGGTGAATCACGTGGTGCGAACGCTGAGCAGCGGGGCTTTCCGCAGCGATTCCGCCGCACTGCTCGATCCGGCATCAGGCCGTGATGCGCTGCTTGCGGAAGAGGAGGGAAAGCCCAGGCCGAACTACTTCGAGGTGCTCTTCGTGGATGAGCTCGACGAGGATGATGAGGCCGCCCTGAAGCATAAGCTGCTCCAATGCCGCGATAAGGCCGACCCCTTCGTGTACGATGCGGTGGTGGTGCGAACGGTGCAGGATGCGCTCATCGCGCTGCTCTTCAATCACAACATCCAAGTGGTGGTGGTGCGCTTCGGCGTTCCATACCGGAACACGAACCACAAAGGAATGCTCAGCACGTTCACGCGCGCCATCGATGCGTTGGATCCCGGAGAGATCGGCCGTGCGCACATGGGGCCATACCTCGGCCGCATCTGCCGCTGGTTCCGTCCGGAAGTCGACCGTTACTACGTGACCGATACCCCGGTGGACGGGCTGGAGGACGCCACGCTCGCCACCTTCCGCCGCATCTTCTACCGAACCGAGGACCTCACCGAGCTGCATCTCACCATGCTGCGCGGCATCCAGGAGAAGTACGAGGCCCCCTTCTTCTCCGCCCTGAAGGAATACAGCCGCCGGCCCATGGGGGTGTTCCACGCCATGCCCATCAGTCGCGGGAACAGCGTCTTCAAGAGCCGGTGGATACAGGACTTCGGCGAGTTCTATGGACGCAACCTCTTCCTCGCGGAGACCAGCGCCACCACCGGAGGCCTCGATTCGCTGCTGCAGCCCACCGGTCCACTGAAGAAGGCGCAGGAGCTGGCGGCCCGCGCCTTCGGCTCGCAGCGCACCTTCTTCGCCACCAACGGCACCAGCACCACCAACAAGATCGTTGTGCAGGCGCTTGTGGAGCCCGGCGACATCGTGCTCATCGACCGCGACTGCCACAAGAGCCACCACTACGGCATGGTGCTCAGCGGCGCTTACCCGGTATACCTGCACAGCTATCCGCTGAAGAAATACAGCATGTACGGCGCGGTGCCGCTCCATCATATCCGCGAGCAGCTCTTCAAGCTGAAGCGCGGAGGCCGATTGGACAAGGTGAAGATGCTGCTGCTCACCAACTGCACCTTCGATGGCGTGGTGTACAATGTGGAGCGCGTCATGGAGGAAGTGCTCGCCATCAAGCCCGACATCGTCTTCCTCTGGGATGAAGCCTGGTGGGCCTTCGCACGATTCAGTTATGTGCTGCGCCAGCGCACCGCCATGCACATTGCGCGGAAACTGGCCCGGAAGTACCGCACACCGGAGTACCGCGCAGAATACGAAGCGCACCTCGCGAAGCTCGTTGATGGAGAATCGCCGCGGATGCCCGACCCCGACAAGGTGCGCATCCGCGTGTATGCCACGCAGAGCACGCACAAAACGCTCACCTCGCTGCGGCAGGGCAGCATGATCCACATCTGGGACGAGGACTTTGTGAGGAAGAGCGAGGCCTCTTTCCACGAGGCCTATATGACCCACACCAGCACCAGCGCCAACTACCAGATCCTCGCGAGCATGGATGCAGGGCGCCGGCAAGTGGAGTTCGAGGGATACGAGCTGGTGGAGAAGGCGATCGAGCTGGGGCTTCTGCTGCGCCGCACGGTGCGCGAGCATCCCAAGCTGAAGCGCTGGTTCGACATCATCACCATCGGCGAGCTCATCCCCGGTGAGTTCCGGCAGAGCGGGCTCGACAGCTACTATCGGCGCGATCAGGGCTGGAGCGAGATCGAGAAGGCATGGGCCGAGGATGAGTTCGCGGTGGATCCCACCAAGATCAACCTCTACACCGGCCACACCGGCATCGATGGCGATACCTTCAAGAACCAGTTCTTGATGGACAAGCACCAGATCCAGATCAACAAGACATCGCGGAACTCGGTGCTCTTCATGACCAACATCGGGACCACGCGCGGCTCGCTGGCCTATCTCACCAAGGTGCTCCTCCAGATCGCGGAGGAATTGGAGCAGCGCAACGCTGGCTTCGAGCACGACGACAAGAGGGCGCACATCGCGCGGATCCGCGCGCTCACCGAGGAGATCCCGCCACTGCCGGACTTCAGCAGCTTCCACCGCAGCTTCCAGGGACAGCCCGGTGTGCCCGGCGGCGACCTGCGAAGCGCCTACTTCCTCTCATACAAGGAGGAGCGCTGCGAGCACGTGAAGCTCGAGGAGTGCAAGCGCCTGATGCTCGAAGGTCGCGAGCTGGTATCGGCCAGCTTCGTGATCCCCTACCCGCCGGGCTTCCCCGTGCTCATGCCTGGCCAGATGATCAATCAGGAGATCATCGACTTCCTCATTGCCATTGACGTGAAGGAGATCCACGGCTACCGCCCCGAGCTCGGCCTGCGCGTGTTCACTGATGCCGCATTGGGCAGGCAGAAGACGACAACGGCGATGGGGGGCATGCGCGGGCCGATCCCAGCCGTCGCCAAGGATATCAAGGTCGTGAAACGAACGAAGCGCTAA
- a CDS encoding CvpA family protein, which yields MNWLDIVLLIILGASAWKGFRRGFFIEVASLLGLVLGIWAGIHLSDRVIDALDLEVKGAAAAFLITFGLVLALVVLLGHLLTKAIDLANLSIPNKLAGIAFGVVRSAFTLSIALNLLQGFSGGAFPAAEVREQSRLHAPLMILAPYVIPNLNEAKWMEELKDEVGRSVER from the coding sequence ATGAACTGGCTCGACATCGTCCTCCTCATCATCTTGGGCGCTTCCGCCTGGAAAGGCTTCCGGCGCGGCTTCTTCATTGAGGTCGCATCCCTCCTCGGCCTGGTGCTCGGCATCTGGGCGGGCATCCACCTGAGCGATCGCGTGATCGATGCGCTGGACTTGGAAGTCAAGGGCGCGGCTGCTGCCTTCCTGATCACCTTTGGCCTGGTGCTGGCGCTTGTGGTGCTGCTGGGCCATCTGCTCACGAAAGCCATCGATCTGGCCAATCTGAGCATCCCGAACAAGTTAGCCGGCATCGCCTTCGGGGTGGTGCGCTCGGCCTTCACCCTCAGCATCGCTTTGAATCTGCTGCAAGGGTTCAGCGGCGGTGCGTTCCCTGCAGCTGAGGTGCGCGAACAGTCGCGACTGCATGCCCCGCTGATGATCCTCGCGCCCTACGTCATCCCGAATCTCAACGAGGCCAAATGGATGGAGGAGCTGAAGGATGAAGTGGGGCGCAGCGTCGAACGCTAA
- a CDS encoding phosphoglycerate kinase, with amino-acid sequence MITMDSFSFSRKKALVRVDLNVPQDANGKVTDDTRARAIIPTVKKIIRDGGSAILMSHLGRPKGKVNPAMSLMPIADHLSGLLGQPVLFATDCAGPDARAKSAALKPGEVLMLENLRFHPEEEAGDEAFSKSLSELGDVYVNDAFGTAHRAHASTTIVAKFFPTAKLFGYLMQAEIDSVGKVLGNPQRPMTAIVGGSKVSSKIEVLRNLIGKCDELIIGGGMANTFVKAMGGSTGASLVEEDLLDTARSIIKEAEAKGVKLHIPADAVVADAFAATANTDQCESDAVPAGWMALDIGPRSTEAFRASILRSKTLLWNGPMGVFEMEPFQQGTIAIAQAVAEATSHGAFSLVGGGDSVAAVNQFGLADKISYVSTGGGAMLEYLEGKVLPGIAAVLG; translated from the coding sequence ATGATCACAATGGACTCCTTCTCCTTCAGCCGCAAGAAAGCCTTGGTGCGCGTGGACCTCAACGTTCCGCAGGATGCCAATGGCAAGGTGACCGACGACACGCGCGCGCGGGCGATCATCCCCACGGTGAAGAAGATCATCCGCGACGGCGGCAGCGCGATCCTCATGAGCCATCTCGGTCGCCCGAAGGGCAAGGTGAACCCGGCAATGAGCCTGATGCCCATCGCGGACCACTTGAGCGGCCTGCTCGGCCAGCCCGTGCTCTTCGCAACGGATTGCGCAGGGCCCGATGCGAGGGCCAAGTCTGCTGCGTTGAAGCCCGGTGAAGTGCTGATGCTTGAGAACCTGCGCTTCCATCCGGAAGAGGAGGCAGGCGATGAGGCCTTCAGCAAAAGCCTGAGCGAGCTGGGCGATGTTTACGTGAATGACGCCTTCGGCACGGCGCACCGCGCGCATGCCAGCACCACCATCGTCGCGAAGTTCTTCCCGACCGCGAAGCTCTTCGGATATCTGATGCAGGCGGAGATCGACAGCGTGGGCAAGGTGCTGGGGAATCCGCAGCGCCCCATGACAGCAATCGTGGGCGGCAGCAAAGTGAGCAGCAAGATCGAGGTGCTGCGGAACCTGATCGGGAAATGCGATGAGCTGATCATCGGCGGCGGCATGGCCAACACCTTCGTGAAGGCCATGGGCGGCAGCACCGGCGCCAGCCTGGTGGAAGAGGACCTGCTCGATACCGCGCGCAGCATCATCAAGGAAGCGGAAGCGAAGGGCGTGAAGCTGCACATACCCGCCGATGCCGTAGTGGCCGATGCCTTCGCCGCCACTGCGAACACCGATCAGTGCGAATCGGATGCGGTCCCCGCCGGCTGGATGGCGCTCGACATCGGCCCGAGAAGCACCGAAGCGTTCCGTGCATCCATCCTGCGGAGCAAGACGCTGCTGTGGAACGGCCCCATGGGCGTGTTCGAGATGGAACCCTTCCAACAAGGCACCATCGCCATTGCCCAAGCGGTTGCCGAGGCCACGAGCCATGGCGCCTTCTCCCTCGTGGGCGGCGGTGATAGCGTGGCAGCAGTGAACCAGTTCGGCCTTGCGGACAAGATCAGCTACGTGAGCACTGGCGGCGGCGCCATGCTGGAATACCTAGAAGGGAAAGTGCTTCCGGGAATCGCGGCCGTGCTGGGTTAG
- the pheS gene encoding phenylalanine--tRNA ligase subunit alpha: protein MLDRIASLEEELAKAEARTADEVERFRVAMLGRNGAVTELFEAFKQVAGEEKRALGQRMNQLKQKAQARWEELKAGQNGEEETVASVIDSSAPALIEPTGSLHPITLIRQRIIDVFARIGFTVSQGPEVEDDHHNFTALNFPPDHPARDMQDTFFVEGPGGFALRTHTSSVQVRVMEGQKPPIRTISPGRVYRNEAISARAHCMFHQVEALYVDEGVSFAELKGTLDYFAKSLFGPEVSIRLRPSYFPFTEPSAEVDMSCTICGGPGCNVCKHSGWVEIMGCGMVDPAVLANCGIDPEAYSGFALGMGVERIAQLIYRVPDLRLYWENDVRFLDQFTPAHLRS, encoded by the coding sequence CTGCTCGACCGCATCGCCTCGCTCGAAGAGGAACTGGCCAAAGCTGAAGCTCGCACTGCCGACGAGGTGGAGCGTTTCCGCGTGGCCATGCTGGGCCGCAACGGCGCCGTTACTGAGCTTTTCGAAGCCTTCAAGCAAGTGGCCGGCGAGGAGAAGCGTGCCCTCGGCCAGCGCATGAACCAGCTGAAGCAGAAGGCTCAGGCACGCTGGGAGGAACTGAAGGCCGGCCAGAATGGGGAAGAGGAAACGGTCGCTTCGGTCATTGACAGCTCAGCACCGGCGCTCATCGAGCCGACGGGCTCCCTGCATCCCATCACCCTCATCCGGCAGCGGATCATCGATGTGTTCGCGCGCATCGGTTTCACCGTGAGCCAGGGTCCTGAGGTGGAGGACGACCACCACAACTTCACGGCGCTCAATTTCCCGCCCGACCATCCGGCTCGCGACATGCAGGACACCTTCTTCGTTGAGGGTCCCGGCGGTTTCGCCTTGCGCACGCACACCAGCAGCGTGCAGGTGCGCGTGATGGAAGGCCAGAAGCCCCCGATACGAACGATCTCGCCCGGACGCGTCTATCGCAATGAGGCCATCAGCGCGCGCGCGCATTGCATGTTCCATCAGGTCGAAGCGCTGTACGTGGATGAGGGCGTGAGCTTCGCGGAACTGAAGGGCACGCTCGACTACTTCGCCAAGAGCCTATTCGGCCCCGAGGTGAGCATACGATTGCGCCCGAGCTATTTCCCATTCACGGAGCCGAGCGCTGAGGTGGACATGAGCTGCACGATCTGCGGCGGCCCCGGCTGCAACGTGTGCAAGCACAGCGGATGGGTGGAGATCATGGGCTGCGGAATGGTGGATCCCGCCGTGCTCGCGAATTGCGGCATCGACCCCGAGGCGTATTCCGGCTTCGCATTGGGCATGGGCGTGGAACGCATCGCGCAGCTCATCTACCGCGTGCCCGACCTTCGGCTCTACTGGGAGAACGATGTGCGCTTCCTCGATCAGTTCACCCCTGCGCACCTGCGCTCCTGA
- a CDS encoding peptidylprolyl isomerase — translation MSNVRRWPRQWRQAILAVSCAWACLGTQAQALAVPVRPLVEVRTTMGNMIVALYNETPLHRDNFLKLARSGAYDSLLFHRVITGFMAQSGDPDSKRATPSAPLGQGGPGYTLPAEIDGRFIHKHGALAAARLPDEVNPERRSSGSQFYLVQGRTHNAEELDRTMQRNARYGTPVSYSAEQRSIYAEQGGAPHLDGAYTVFGEVVEGLEVLDAICNALCDGQDRPLKDIRIFVRPLP, via the coding sequence ATGTCAAATGTAAGGCGATGGCCCCGACAGTGGCGGCAGGCAATCCTGGCCGTTTCATGCGCATGGGCCTGCCTTGGGACGCAAGCCCAAGCCTTGGCGGTGCCTGTGCGGCCCTTGGTGGAGGTGCGCACCACCATGGGCAACATGATCGTGGCCCTGTACAACGAGACCCCGCTGCACCGGGACAACTTCCTCAAGCTGGCCCGCAGCGGAGCCTACGACAGCCTGCTCTTCCACCGGGTGATCACAGGTTTCATGGCCCAATCCGGCGACCCGGACAGTAAGCGCGCCACGCCAAGCGCCCCGCTCGGGCAAGGCGGCCCCGGCTATACCCTCCCTGCCGAGATCGATGGTCGCTTCATCCACAAGCACGGAGCCTTGGCAGCGGCCCGTTTGCCCGACGAGGTGAACCCGGAGCGGCGCAGCAGCGGGAGCCAGTTCTACCTGGTGCAAGGGCGCACCCATAACGCCGAGGAGCTGGACCGCACCATGCAGCGGAACGCCCGTTACGGCACACCGGTGAGCTACTCGGCTGAGCAGCGGAGCATCTATGCCGAGCAAGGCGGGGCACCGCATCTCGATGGCGCGTACACCGTCTTCGGTGAAGTGGTCGAGGGCCTCGAGGTGCTCGATGCCATCTGCAACGCGCTCTGCGATGGGCAGGACCGACCTTTGAAGGACATCCGCATCTTCGTGCGCCCATTGCCATGA
- a CDS encoding class I SAM-dependent methyltransferase: MNERDWDKVAGTFEQEIFNVPANDAKGIIRGWVENLASPGAEATDLGCGVGRTLALLADHYARVYAVDVSSQCLEVAAKANAGRSNIAYVHADVSADKNSYPATDVVLCINTWLNAALEIREGLIDRTCRGVKKGGHLLLVVPSLNSALLTAYRHLQWNLRDGMDPQAAQKAAALNSHGLEHGLVSIDNVPTKHYLREELEALLNDRGFNVLDIEKIEYPWSTEFDAPPRWMKAPFPWDWFVAAKRVR; this comes from the coding sequence ATGAACGAGCGCGATTGGGATAAGGTGGCCGGGACCTTCGAGCAGGAGATCTTCAATGTGCCCGCGAACGATGCCAAGGGCATCATCCGCGGATGGGTGGAGAACCTCGCGTCCCCGGGCGCCGAAGCCACCGACCTGGGCTGCGGAGTGGGTCGCACGCTAGCGCTGCTTGCAGACCATTATGCACGCGTGTACGCGGTGGACGTGAGCAGCCAATGCCTGGAGGTGGCGGCGAAGGCCAATGCGGGCCGCTCCAACATCGCATACGTGCATGCCGATGTGAGTGCGGACAAGAACAGCTACCCCGCCACCGATGTGGTGCTATGCATCAACACCTGGCTCAATGCCGCGCTCGAGATCCGCGAAGGGCTCATTGACCGGACCTGCCGGGGCGTGAAGAAGGGCGGCCACTTGCTGCTGGTGGTGCCTTCTCTCAATTCAGCCTTGCTCACCGCTTACCGCCACTTGCAATGGAACCTGCGTGATGGCATGGACCCGCAGGCGGCCCAGAAGGCCGCTGCACTGAATAGCCATGGCCTCGAGCATGGCTTGGTGAGCATCGACAACGTGCCGACCAAGCACTACCTCCGGGAGGAACTCGAAGCGCTGCTCAACGATCGCGGCTTCAATGTCCTCGACATCGAGAAGATCGAATACCCATGGAGCACGGAGTTCGACGCCCCGCCGCGCTGGATGAAAGCGCCCTTCCCTTGGGATTGGTTCGTCGCTGCGAAGCGGGTGCGTTAA
- a CDS encoding gliding motility lipoprotein GldH produces the protein MLLCGCADNVIFQADTPIPDGAWSSALKPSFAFDITDTLSGHNVFIDVRHTGDYAYSNLYLFLDLEGPGGRSKRDTVECLLADPMGRWLGKGTGFIFASRTRDAKVLYRMGNRFPKPGRYTITIEQAMRDEPLPGIIDVGVSIERGEP, from the coding sequence ATGCTGCTCTGCGGCTGCGCGGACAATGTCATTTTCCAGGCTGACACCCCGATTCCTGATGGCGCTTGGAGCAGTGCGCTGAAGCCCTCCTTCGCCTTCGACATCACCGACACGCTCAGCGGCCACAATGTCTTCATCGATGTGCGCCACACGGGAGACTATGCGTACAGCAACCTCTACCTCTTCCTCGACCTCGAAGGCCCTGGCGGACGCAGCAAGCGCGATACCGTTGAATGCCTGCTGGCCGACCCCATGGGCCGCTGGCTCGGCAAGGGCACTGGCTTCATTTTCGCCAGCCGGACGCGCGATGCCAAGGTGCTCTACCGCATGGGCAATCGCTTCCCCAAGCCCGGGCGCTACACCATCACCATAGAGCAGGCCATGCGCGATGAGCCGCTGCCGGGCATCATCGACGTGGGCGTGAGCATCGAGCGCGGTGAGCCTTGA
- a CDS encoding T9SS type A sorting domain-containing protein, protein MNRIATLLACIMLSAGAMAQQQTAFTCRTNDAGIMEQLHGNDPALMAAIAEEEAALEAWTEGFSEGARSTYTIPVVFHIIHQFGAENISDAQVFDAMRILNEDFNKQNPDWDNVVSQFLPLVANIDIEFKLARKDPNGNCTKGITRTVSALTNDGTQTMKNLIQWPRNKYLNVWVAASADGAAGYTLTPGGAAVFAAADGIVMQHTYVGSIGTGSVSRSRALTHEVGHWINLEHTWGGSNTPAVASNCNTDDGVSDTPNTIGWTTCVLSGTSCSSLDNVENYMEYSYCSKMFTNGQKTRMIAALNSSTAQRNQLITSNNLTATGVNLPEALCAAAFSSNTRVVCPGSTVDFTDESFNAVSSRNWSFAGGTPATSTDANPSVTYNTPGTYTVALTASDGSSSQTSTQTAYITVLNQPGEQPPVQEGFESLSAFNAPEWFIENVHGDNTWNVTTAAAYTGSKSARIVNAASMDGRADELVSRTYDMSGATQITVSYRYAYAKRAAANDDVLRFWTSSNCGQTWTLRKILRGSNSLPTAPNTTGSFVPNGPSQWGFAEVNTISSTSHVPNFRFKFEFESNGGNNIYLDDININGQPVSVEELASGADLQVLPNPADGAATALLSMRSASALTLEVIDMTGRAVLSIAGGNRSAGDHRIDLPIAGLQAGAYFLRARFGSEQRTIRFIVR, encoded by the coding sequence ATGAACAGGATCGCGACACTCTTGGCTTGCATCATGCTCTCAGCGGGCGCAATGGCCCAGCAGCAAACCGCCTTCACCTGCCGCACCAACGATGCCGGCATCATGGAGCAGCTGCATGGCAACGACCCGGCCTTGATGGCCGCGATCGCCGAGGAGGAGGCCGCCTTGGAGGCCTGGACAGAAGGATTCAGTGAGGGCGCACGCAGCACCTACACCATCCCGGTGGTCTTTCACATCATCCACCAGTTCGGCGCCGAGAACATCAGTGATGCGCAGGTCTTCGATGCCATGCGGATCCTCAATGAGGATTTCAACAAGCAGAATCCCGATTGGGACAACGTGGTGAGCCAGTTCCTGCCGCTTGTCGCCAACATCGACATCGAGTTCAAGCTGGCGCGGAAGGACCCGAACGGCAATTGCACCAAGGGCATCACGCGCACGGTGAGCGCCCTCACCAACGACGGCACGCAGACCATGAAGAACCTGATCCAGTGGCCGCGCAACAAGTACCTCAACGTGTGGGTGGCCGCAAGCGCTGATGGCGCCGCCGGCTACACGCTAACCCCGGGCGGCGCAGCGGTCTTCGCTGCCGCGGACGGCATCGTGATGCAGCACACTTATGTGGGCAGCATCGGCACGGGCAGCGTGAGCCGGTCGCGCGCACTCACGCACGAGGTGGGCCATTGGATCAACCTGGAGCACACCTGGGGAGGCAGCAACACCCCCGCCGTGGCCAGCAACTGCAACACCGACGATGGCGTGAGCGACACGCCGAACACGATCGGGTGGACCACATGCGTCCTGAGCGGCACCAGCTGCAGCTCGCTGGACAACGTAGAGAACTACATGGAGTACAGCTATTGCTCCAAGATGTTCACCAATGGCCAGAAAACGCGCATGATCGCCGCACTCAACAGCTCCACTGCGCAGCGCAACCAGCTCATCACGTCGAACAACCTGACCGCCACCGGCGTGAACCTGCCTGAAGCGCTCTGCGCAGCGGCCTTCAGCAGCAATACCCGCGTGGTGTGCCCGGGAAGCACCGTGGACTTCACCGATGAGAGCTTCAATGCCGTGAGCTCGCGCAACTGGAGCTTCGCTGGCGGCACCCCTGCCACCTCAACAGATGCCAACCCGAGCGTTACCTATAACACGCCGGGCACCTATACGGTGGCGCTCACCGCCAGCGATGGAAGCAGTTCGCAGACCAGCACGCAGACCGCCTACATCACTGTGCTGAACCAACCAGGTGAGCAGCCTCCGGTGCAGGAAGGCTTCGAATCGCTCAGCGCCTTCAACGCCCCTGAGTGGTTCATCGAGAACGTGCATGGCGACAACACCTGGAACGTGACCACGGCAGCCGCATACACCGGCTCAAAGAGCGCGCGCATCGTGAATGCCGCTTCGATGGATGGTCGCGCGGATGAGCTGGTCTCGCGCACGTATGACATGAGCGGAGCCACCCAGATCACCGTGAGCTACCGCTACGCGTATGCCAAGCGCGCCGCGGCGAACGACGATGTGCTCCGCTTCTGGACAAGCAGCAACTGCGGACAGACCTGGACCTTGCGCAAGATCCTCCGTGGGAGCAATTCCTTGCCGACCGCGCCGAACACGACCGGCAGCTTCGTGCCCAACGGTCCTTCACAATGGGGATTCGCAGAGGTCAATACCATCAGCAGCACGAGCCATGTGCCCAACTTCCGCTTCAAGTTCGAATTCGAGAGCAACGGCGGCAACAACATCTACCTGGACGACATCAACATCAATGGGCAGCCTGTGAGCGTCGAGGAACTGGCCAGCGGCGCTGATCTTCAGGTGCTGCCCAATCCTGCCGACGGCGCAGCCACCGCGCTCCTCAGCATGCGCTCGGCCTCTGCGCTCACGTTGGAGGTGATCGACATGACCGGCCGTGCGGTGCTCAGCATCGCCGGAGGCAACCGTTCGGCCGGCGACCACCGCATCGACCTGCCGATCGCCGGGCTTCAAGCGGGCGCCTACTTCCTGCGCGCGCGCTTCGGCAGCGAGCAGCGCACCATCCGATTCATCGTGCGATGA
- a CDS encoding geranylgeranyl reductase family protein, which produces MMHADVCILGGGPGGCSAALQLAKHGIGAMLVEKARFPRDKVCGDALSGKVVRVLERLDAELAISVKRDARAMPSWGVIFVAPSGRALRVPFSRNTGEGEAPGAIMPRFDFDDVLFQRVKRADGITVMEDALARSFARADGGWTIGIEQDGQQRELRARIIIDASGANSSFSRHVAGLSMEPHHHAAGVRAYFNGVKGLDPDGFIELLFLKDLLPGYLWVFPLPGGRANVGLGLRSDVVRRRKADLKKLLLELIASHPQLKDRFASASMEGDVRGMGLPLASKRRSISGDGYLLVGDAAHLIDPFTGEGISHAMISGMHAADVAMEALAAEDCSAVRLRSYDDRVWKRLGKELAISTRLQQLAHQPWLFDFVVDRANRNPALADMISSMFTDMDLRERLKKPGFYMDLLLGRAPKK; this is translated from the coding sequence CTGATGCATGCCGATGTGTGCATCTTAGGCGGTGGCCCCGGCGGCTGTTCCGCTGCGCTGCAACTTGCGAAGCACGGGATCGGTGCCATGCTTGTCGAGAAGGCCCGCTTCCCGCGCGACAAGGTGTGCGGCGATGCGCTCAGCGGCAAAGTGGTGCGCGTCCTTGAGCGGCTCGATGCCGAGCTCGCCATCAGCGTGAAGCGCGATGCCCGGGCCATGCCCAGCTGGGGCGTCATCTTCGTGGCGCCCAGCGGACGGGCGTTGCGCGTGCCCTTCTCACGCAATACCGGAGAGGGCGAAGCGCCGGGCGCGATCATGCCGCGCTTCGATTTCGATGACGTGCTCTTCCAGCGCGTGAAGCGAGCCGATGGCATCACCGTCATGGAAGATGCTTTGGCGCGGTCCTTTGCCCGCGCGGACGGCGGTTGGACCATCGGCATCGAGCAGGATGGCCAGCAAAGGGAACTTCGCGCACGCATCATCATCGACGCCAGCGGGGCGAACTCGTCTTTCTCGCGCCATGTCGCTGGCCTATCGATGGAGCCGCACCATCATGCAGCCGGTGTGCGCGCGTATTTCAACGGCGTGAAGGGCTTGGACCCTGACGGCTTCATCGAACTGCTATTCCTCAAGGACCTCCTGCCCGGATACCTCTGGGTATTCCCGTTGCCGGGCGGCAGAGCGAACGTGGGCCTCGGTCTCCGGAGCGATGTGGTGCGGCGCCGGAAGGCCGACCTGAAGAAGCTGCTGCTCGAGCTGATCGCTTCGCATCCGCAGTTGAAGGACCGCTTCGCATCCGCGTCGATGGAAGGCGATGTGCGGGGCATGGGGCTTCCGCTGGCGAGCAAGCGCCGAAGCATCAGTGGCGATGGCTACCTGCTCGTGGGCGACGCCGCGCACCTGATCGATCCCTTCACCGGCGAGGGCATCAGCCATGCGATGATCAGCGGGATGCATGCTGCGGACGTTGCCATGGAGGCGCTTGCGGCAGAAGACTGCAGCGCTGTCCGCCTACGCTCCTATGACGACCGGGTTTGGAAGCGTCTCGGCAAGGAGCTCGCGATCAGCACCCGCTTGCAGCAGTTGGCGCATCAGCCCTGGCTCTTCGATTTCGTGGTGGACCGCGCGAACAGGAATCCCGCGCTCGCCGACATGATCAGCAGCATGTTCACCGACATGGATTTGCGCGAACGGCTGAAGAAGCCGGGCTTCTACATGGATCTGCTGCTGGGGCGGGCGCCGAAGAAGTAG